The genomic segment AAGTCGACCACCAAGGCCCAGCAGGGCCTCTACGAATACGACGCCGTCAGCCGCCTGCGCGACAGCCAGCTGGGCGACGAACGGGTGCATGACGTCAAGAACTACATCCGCAAGGGCAAGCTCTGGCAGGCCTTCGAGGCCGACAGCAAGCTCGTCCTCCTGATCGACGAGATCGACAAGGCCGATATCGAGTTCCCGAACGACCTCCTGCAGGAACTCGACAAGATGGAATTCCACGTCTACGAGACCGGCGAGACGATCCGCGCCAAGCACCGGCCCATCGTGATCATCACGTCCAACAACGAGAAAGAGCTGCCCGACGCCTTCCTGCGCCGCTGCTTCTTCCACTACATCCGCTTCCCCGATGTCGAGACGATGAAGAAGATCGTCGAGGTCCACCATCCCGGCATCAAGGAACAGCTCCTGACCACCGCCCTCACCCAGTTCTACGAGATCCGCGACCAGGGCGGGCTCAAGAAAAAGCCCTCCACCTCCGAGGTGCTCGACTGGCTCAAGCTCATCCTCGCCGAAGACCTCACCGCCGAAGACCTGCGCCGCGACGGCGCCGATGCCCTGCCGAAACTGCACGGCGCGCTCCTCAAGAACGAGCAGGACGTGCACCTCTTCGAACGGCTCGCCTTCATGGCGCGGCGGCAACGCTGACGGCCGCGTCCGGGAGACGCTCGGGAAAATCCTTCCCCGGCCGGGCAAAGCGTGTAGGCTTGGCCGGGGCAGGTTCCTGCCCCGTACCGGACAGACAAGAGCGAGCCTTCGGACCCGTGCCAAGCGACAGCACCAAAGCGCAGCAGAGTGACCGGGGAATGTCGGCCCGCCACTTAGGTGGCCGCGCCGGGAAAACAGGAAACAAAACCACCCGGTTTTCGGAATTGTTTCGCACTTTCACCCCCCGCCTGGCCCCCGCGTTAACGAATCGCCCCGGCCACGGGAATGCCGCCTTTGTTCCCTATCCGCGACAGCATCCGCCCGCTAACCTGATCCCGGCCCCGCCGCGGGGCCGTTCCGTGTTTCCCGGTGTCGGAGGGTCCATGCGCCGAATTCTGCTCCCCTTTTGCATGGTGCTCGGCGCCACGTTGCTCGGCGCCTGCGGCTCCGCCCCGCGCGAGGATGTGCCGTCGCGCGCCGCGACCCCCGAACAGACCGACCTGCCGCCGATGAAAGCCTTCTCGGTGGCCCATCCCGAGCCGCCCTCTCGCTCCAACCGCGACATCTACCGCGACTTCCTCGAACTCAGCTTCCAGCTCGAATCCGGCCGCCAGCTCGACCGCTTCTCGCGCTTCGAAGGCCCGATCTCGATCCGCGTGACCGGCAGCCCGCCGCCCAGCCTGATGCCCGACCTCAACCGTCTGGTGACCCGGCTGCGTCGCGAGGCCGGCATCGACATCGGCCGGGTCCGCGGCCGCAACGCCTCCATCACAATCGAGGCCGTCAGCCGCGCCGACATCCGGCAATTCCTGCCCAAGGCCGCCTGTTTCGTCGTCCCCAACGTCTCCAGCCTGCAGGAATACCGCAGCGCCCGCCATTCGCGCCAGACCAACTGGAGCGACCTCGTCGAGCGCGAGCGCATCGCCATCTTCGTGCCCGGCGACAGCTCCCCGCAGGAGGTGCGCGACTGCCTGCACGAGGAACTGGCCCAGGCGCTCGGGCCGCTCAACGACCTCTACCGCCTGCCCGACAGCGTCTTCAACGACGACAACGTGCACACCGTGCTCACCGGCTTCGACATGCTGATCCTGCGCGCCTATTACGCGCCCGAGCTGCAGGCCGGCATGACCCGCGAACAGGTGGCGTCCCGCCTGCCGGCGATCCTGTCACGGCTCAACCAGCGCGGCGACAGCATCGCCCCCCGCGCCCTCAAGGCCACGCCGCGGCCGTGGATCCGCGCAATCCAGACGGCCCTCGGGCCGGGCGCCTCCTCCGGCCAGCGCCGCCGCGCGGCGCAGGAAGCGCTCTCGATCGCCCGGTCGCAGGGCTGGCGCGACCACCGCCTCGCCTTCAGCCATTTCGCCCTCGGCCGCCTCACCCAGATGTCCGACCCCGACTTCGCCCTCGGCCAGTTCCTCGCCGCCGAGCGCATCTATGCCCAGACCCCGGGCACCGAGCTGCACCGCGCCTACTCGGCCTCGCAACTGGCCGCCTACGCCATCAGCCAGGGCCGCAGCGCCGAGGCCCTCCGCCTGATCGAACCCTACAAGGCCATGGCCGAGCGGCACGAGAACGCCGCCTTGCTGGCCACGCTGATGATGCTCGAGGCCGAAGCGCTTGACCTCGCGGGACGCCCGGCCGAGGCCCAGGCCATCCGGCTGGACAGTATCGGCTGGGCGCGGTACGGGTTCGGGGCGGACTGGGCCGTGCGCGCAAAACTGCGCGAGATCTCGGCCCTCAGCCCGCAGAAGGAACCGAACGGGTAATCTGAACCATGCTACTTGCCTTGATAGGCGCAGCAATTGGGGCCCTCCTCGGCGCGGTCGTCGCGCGCCGCCGCAAGGGCTCCATGACGGACATGCTGCAATACGGCGCCGTCTTCGCCATCATGTTCGCGCTCGCGGGCCTGTTCCTGACCATCTTCATCGTCCGGGCCTCGGGCTGAGGGGGCGGCGATGTTCCTTCCCTTCTTCGAGAACCTGCGCAAATCCGGCCTGCCGGTCTCGCTGCGCGAATACCTGACCTTTCTCGAAGCGATGTCGGCGAACCTCGTCACCTACGACATCGAGGGCTTCTACTACCTCGCCCGCGCGGCCATGGTGAAGGACGAGCGGATGATCGACCGCTTCGACCGCGCCTTCGCCGCCAGCTTCGAAGGCCTCGAACAGATCAGCGCGAGCGAAGTGCTCGACGCCGTCGACCTGCCTCAGGAATGGCTGGAAAAGATGGCCGAGAAACACCTTTCGCCCGAAGAGAAGGCAGAGATCGAGGCCCTTGGCGGCTTCGACAAGCTGATGGAAACCCTCAAGGAACGCCTCAAGGAACAGGAAGGCCGCCACCAGGGCGGCAACAAGTGGATCGGCACCGCCGGCACCTCCCCCTTCGGCGCCTACGGCTACAACCCCGAAGGCGTCCGCATCGGCCAGAAGGAAAGCCGCCACCAGCGCGCGGTCAAGGTCTGGGACAAGCGCGAGTTCCGCAATTTCGACGACTCCGTCGAAATCGGCACCCGCAACATCAAGGTCGCCCTCAAACGCCTGCGCAACTGGGCCCGCCAGGGCGCCGCCGACGAGCTTGACCTGAACGGCACCATCCGCGCCACCGCCGAGCACGGCTATCTCGACGTCAAGATGCGCCCCGAGCGCCACAACGCCGTCAAGGTCCTGCTCTTCCTCGACGTCGGCGGCAGCATGGACCCCCATATCAAGGTCGTGGAAGAGCTCTTCTCCGCCGCCCGGACCGAGTTCAAGCACCTCGAATATTTCTACTTCCACAACTGCCTCTACGAAGGCGTCTGGCGCGACAACCGCCGCCGCTGGGATGCGCAAACCCCCACCGAAGAGATCCTGCGCACCTACGGCTCCGACTACAAATGTATCTTCGTCGGCGACGCCTCCATGTCGCCCTACGAAATCGCCTACCCCGGCGGCGCCAACGAACACTGGAACGCCGAAGCCGGCCAGGTCTGGCTCCAGCGCGCCCGCGAACAATGGCCCCAGCACCTCTGGATCAACCCGGTGCCCGAGAATTACTGGCCCTACACCCAGTCCGTCCAGATGATCCGCGAGATCTTCGAAGACCGCATGGTCCCGATGACCCTCGCCGGCATCGAGGAAGGCATGAAGGAACTCGGGCGCTAACCCACGGCCTAGCGAAACCGCGCCCAGCCCCGCATGTCGATGTAGACAAATCCGCCGCGCCGTGAGACAGGCACACCATGAGCGCGCGCAAGATCATCATCGACACCGACCCGGGCCAGGACGACGCCGTCGCGATCCTGCTGGCGCTCGCCAGCCCCGACGAGATCGAGCTTCTGGGCCTCACCTGCGTCGCCGGCAACGTCCCGCTCGACCTCACCGCCCGCAACGCCCGCATGGTCTGCGAACTGGCCGGCCGCACCGATATCCCCGTCTTCGCCGGCTGCGACAGGCCCTTGGGCCGCGAGCTCGTCACCGCCGAGCATGTCCACGGCAAGACCGGCCTCGACGGCCCCGACCTGCCCGAACCCGCCATGCCGCTGGCCGACACCCACGCCGTCGACTTCCTCGTCGACACCCTGCGCGTCGAACCCGCGGGCACCGTCACCCTCGTGCCCATCGGGCCACTCACCAACATCGCCGCCGCCTTCAAGGCCGCCCCGGATATCGTTGAAAAGGTTCACGAAATCGTCCTCATGGGCGGCGCCTATTTCGAGGTCGGCAACATCACCCCGGCGGCCGAGTTCAACATCCACGTCGACCCGCAGGCCGCCGACATCGTCTTCCGCGCCGGCGCCCCCATCACCGTCATGCCGCTCGACGTCACCCACAAGGCGCTCGTCACCAAACCCCGCAACGACGCCTTCCGCGCCCTCGGCACCTCCGTCGGCACCGCCGTCGCCCAGATGACCGATTTCTTCGAACGTTTCGACAAGGAGAAATACGGCTCCGCCGGCGCCCCCCTCCACGACCCCTGCACCGTGGCCTACCTCCTGAACCCCGAGCTCTTCACCGGTCGCCACATCAACGTGGAAATCGAAACCACCTCCGAGCTCACCATGGGCATGACCGTCGCCGACTGGTGGCGCGTCACCCGCCGCACGCCCAACGCCCTCTTCATCGGCGACCTCGACGCCGACGGATTCTTCGACCTGCTGACGGAAAGGCTGGCCCGGCTGTGACCGCTCTCACCATCGCCAAGACCGACGACCTCGACCGGATCATGCGCCTCGTCTCCGACTACCACGGCGAGGAAGGCATCGCCCAATCCGAAGACACCCGCCGCGCCGCCATCCTGCCCCTGCTCGAAGGCTCGCCCCACGGCGTCATCTACCTGATGGGCCCGGCCCGCGCCCCCATCGGCTATGTCGTGGTCTGCTTCGGCTGGTCCATCGAATTCGGCGGCATGGATGGCTTCGTCGACGAAATCTACGTCCGCCCCGCCGTGCGCGGCCGCGGCATCGGCACCGAAGTCCTCCACACCCTGCCCAAGGCACTCGCCAAGGCCGGCATGAAGGCCATCCACCTCGAGGTCGGCAACGAGAACCCCCGCGCCCGCAAGCTCTACGAGAAACTCGGCTTCCGCGCCCGCGAAGGCTACGGCATGATGACCCGCGAGCTGTAAGCGCCCCCTAGCCATTCGCGGCGGAACACTTATCTTTCGTCCATGACCCTGACGATTCCGTTCGACAACTCCTACGCCCGCCTGCCCGCGCGGTTCTACACCCGGCTGAACCCCATGCCGGTGAAGACCCCGCAACTCATCCGCTTCAACCACGCGCTGGCGGCCGAGATGGGCATCACCCCCGGCACCGACGAGGAGATCGCGCTCGCCTTCTCCGGCAACACGCCCCCCGACGGCGCCGACCCGCTGGCCCAGGCCTATGCCGGGCACCAGTTCGGCGGCTTCTCGCCCCAGCTGGGCGACGGCCGCGCCAACCTGCTGGGCGAGACGGTGGCGAACGGCAAACGCTACGATATCCAGCTCAAGGGCTCCGGCCCCACCCCCTATTCCCGGATGGGCGACGGCCGCAACTGGATGGGCCCCGTGCTGCGCGAATACGTGGTCTCGGAAGCCATGCACGCGCTCGGCATCCCCACCACCCGCGCGCTCGCCGCCGTGGCCACCGGTGAACGCGTCTATCGCGAAAACGGCGGCATGCCGGGCGCGGTGCTGGCCCGCGTCGCCTCCAGCCATATCCGCGTCGGCACCTTCCAGTTCTTCGCCGCCCGCCGCGACACCGAAGGCTTGCAAGCCCTCTTCGACCACACCGTCGAGCGCCACTATCCGGGCGTCGAAACCCCCACCGACCTCCTCGACGCCGTCATCGCCCGGCAGGCGAAACTGATCGCGCAATGGATGTCCGTGGGCTTCATCCACGGCGTCATGAACACCGACAACAGCACGCTCTCGGGCGAAACCATCGACTATGGCCCTTGCGCCTTCATGGACACCTACCACCCCGACACAGTCTATTCCTCGATCGACGCGCATGGGCGCTATGCCTATTCCAACCAGCCCAACGTGATCGTCTGGAACATGGCGCAGTTGGCCACCGCCCTCGTGCCGCTCATGCCCGATCAGGACGCGGCCATCGAGACATTCACCAAGTCCGTCCACGCCATGCCCGACCAGATCCATGCCGAATGGATGACCCTCTTCCGCGCCAAGCTGGGCCTCGCCACCCAGGACGACGGCGACGAAGAGCTCATCACCGGCCTCCTGCGCCGCATGGCCGAGAACCGCGCCGATTTCACCAACACCTTCCGGGCGCTCCCCGCCGGCACCGCCCGCGACCAGTTCCTCGACCCCAAAGCCTTCGACGAATGGGAACCGCTCTGGCGCAAACGGCTGGAGGCAGAGGACGACCCCGAGACCCGCATGCGCGCCGCCAACCCGGCGGTCATCCCGCGCAATCACCGCGTCGAACAGATGATCCAGGCCGCCGTTCAGGGCGATTTCGGCCCCTTCGAACGGCTGAACGACGTGCTGGCCAACCCTTACGAGGATCAACCCGACGCGGCCGATCTCACCCGCCCGCCGGAACCCTCGGAAGTCGTCCACCAGACATTCTGCGGCACCTGACCGCCGGACGTGCCCGTTGCGCGCGGAACAACATCTCGTGCAGCGGGCCACCGAACGCCACATTAACACCGGGGGTCACCGCCCCCCGCACCGACGTGATACCGACAAAATACCGACGTTATACCGACGTCGGAATCCCAGCAAAACAAGGCCGTTAACCTGATTCGGCCCGAAACGGGGCCGACACCGCTATTTCCGCCGCAATCTCCGGAAGTAGCGCGGGTTGCGCGTGACGAACTCGTCGATCAGCACCGCCAGCCCGCCCCGGGCCTGCCCCTTGAGGTATCCGAACCCCGTCGCCGCCCCGATGAAGGCCCCCACCGCGTCGACGATCAGGTCGCCCATCGTGTCCATCAGCCCCGATTTCTGCATGTTGAACCCGAAGGCCTGGTCCATGAAGAACTCGAATATCTCCCAGGCCGTGCCGATGGTGATCCCGAAACAGAAGGCGAAAAACGCCACGGCAATCGGCGGCGCCGCATAACGATCACCCTGGAACATCATGAAAACCAAGACAAATCCGATCAGCCCGAACCCCACGGCCGAGGCGCCGTGCATCACCATGTCCCACCACCAGAACCGCTCGTAGAAGTCATAGACCTCGCCCAGGAACAGCGTGGCGCCCACGAAGATCACCAGCGCCGCGATGAAGCTGGGCGGCACGTGAATCTCCGTCCACCGCGCCACCACCACCGGCGCCAGCGACAGCGCCAGCGTGCCAAGTGCCACGAACGCGAGCTCCCACCGCAGCTCCGCCAGCGCGAACAGCACCACCCCGGCCAGCGCCAGCCAGATCGCGCGTGCCAGCCATGTCTGATCTGCGAACATGGGTGATGTGTCTCCTGCAAACGGATGATATTGCAGGGATATGAAAGTCGATCGGTTCCGGATTGCAACCTACAACCTGCAGAAATGCGTGGGCCTCGACATGCGTCGCCGCCCCGACCGTTCCCTGTCTGTCATCGCCGCGCTCGACGCGGATCTCGTTGTTTTACAAGAGGTTGACAAGCGCCTCCCGCCCCGTCCCGCCGCCCTGCCGCACGACATGGCCGAACAGGATGGCTGGCACATCCTGCCCTTCGGCGCGCCGGGCGGCTCGCTTGGCTGGCATGGCAACGCCATGCTTGCACGTCCCGGCGTAACCGTCCGGAATACCTCGCATTTGGAGCTTCCGGGCCTCGAGCCGCGCGGCGCCATCATGGCCGAGCTGGACACCGCCATAGGCCCCGTCCGCGTGGTGGGCCTCCATCTCGGCCTCGTGCGCCGCTACCGCCTGATGCAACTCGCCACCATCCAGCGCCACCTCCGCCGCATGGCCCCCATGCCCACCATTCTGGCCGGCGATTTCAACGAATGGGGCAGCGCCGCGGCCCTCGCCGCCGCCGTCGACGACAAGCAATTCGCACCCACGCCCCCCAGCTATCCGGCCCCGCGCCCCGTGGCCCGCCTCGACCGCATCGCCACCTGCGACGCCCTCGTCGCCGCCGCCACCGGCACCCACAGGACCAAGCCCGCCCATATCGCCTCCGATCACCTGCCCGTCTGGGCCGATCTGGAACGCGCCCCGCGCTAGACATCTGGCGCCGTCCGGGGCACCGTGCTAGGCGCTGCCCCGCAGACCCGCCATTGTTGGACGCTTTTCATGACCATTCTTCAGATCACCTCGCTTCTCATCGTGCTGGCCGCTGTCTTCGGCGCCATCAACTACCTGTTTTTAAAGCTCCCTTCGGCCATCGGCATCCTCGTCGTGGCGCTGCTGGCCTCGTTCGGCGTGATGCTGGTCGACATGGGCCTGCCCCATCTGGAGATCGCCGAAACCGCCCGCGATTTGATCACCTCGATCGACTTCTCCGACGCCCTGCTCGAAGGGATGCTGGGCCTCCTGCTCTTCGCCGGCGCGCTTCACGTCAAGCTGGCCGACCTGCGCGAACAATGGCGGGCCGTCTTCCTGATGGCCACCATGGGCGTGGCCCTCTCCACCGTGGTCATCGGCACCGGCTTTCACTGGCTGACCGGCATGCCGCTCCTCGTGGCGCTCGTCTTCGGCTCCCTCATTTCCCCCACCGACCCGGTCGCCGTGCTGGGCGTGCTGCGCGAGGCCAACCTGCGCAAGTCCCTGGAAACAAAGATCGCCGGCGAATCCCTCTTCAATGACGGCGTGGGGTACGTTGTCTTCCTCGTGCTCGTCGGCCTCGCCTTCCCGGGCGACGACCACCACGCCAGCGGCCTTCAGGCCGCGGCCCTCCTCTTCGTGCAGGAAGCCCTTGGCGGCGCCGTCCTCGGCCTCGTCCTCGGCTGGCTCACCTTCCGCGTCATGCGCCTCATCGACGACTACTCGCTCGAGGTTCTCCTCACCCTCGGCCTCGCCTTCGGCGGCTACGAACTGGCCGTGTTCCTGCACGTCTCCGCCCCCATCATGGCCGTCTGCGCCGGGCTTCTCATCGGCGAGGTCGGCGCCAAGCACGGCATGAGCGAGGAAACCCGCGACTATGTGGATGCCTTCTGGAAACTCATCGACGAAATCCTCAACGCCGTCCTCTTCCTGATGATCGGCTTCGAGGTCTTCGCCGTCGCCTTCGAGGTCGATTTCCTCCTCGCCGGCGCCCTCTCCATCGGCTTGGCCCTCATCGGCCGTCTGGCCGCCGTGGCTGTGCCCGTACTGATCCTGCGCCCCTTCCGCACCTTCGCCCCCGGCGTCGTGCCGATCATGACATGGGGCGGCCTCAAGGGCGGTATCTCGGTCGCACTGGCCCTCTCGCTGCCCGACAACGAGTGGAAGCCGCTCATCCTGACCGCCACCTACGTGGTGGTGATCTTCTCCATCGTCGTGCAGGGGCTGACGGTCGGCAAACTCGCCAACCGCCTCGGCCGCGCGCCCGACCTTGTCTGAGGAACGCCCCATGTCCCGCTACGTGGTCTATGACGTCTTCACTGAAACCCGCTTCGGCGGCAACCAGCTGGCCGTTTTCCCCGACGCCACCGCCCTGCCCGAAGCCGACCTTCAAGCCATCGCGGCCGAGTTCAACTTCTCCGAGGTCACCTTCGTCTATCCGCCCGAAAGCCGGGCCCACACCGCCCGCGTCCGCATCTTCACGCCCACGATGGAAATCCCCTTCGCCGGCCACCCGGTGATCGGCACCGCCATCGCACTGGCCGATGCGGGCCACGGGCCCGACATGGTGCTCGAACTGGGCATCGGGCCCCTGCCTTGCCGCGTCGA from the Roseovarius indicus genome contains:
- a CDS encoding nucleoside hydrolase — translated: MSARKIIIDTDPGQDDAVAILLALASPDEIELLGLTCVAGNVPLDLTARNARMVCELAGRTDIPVFAGCDRPLGRELVTAEHVHGKTGLDGPDLPEPAMPLADTHAVDFLVDTLRVEPAGTVTLVPIGPLTNIAAAFKAAPDIVEKVHEIVLMGGAYFEVGNITPAAEFNIHVDPQAADIVFRAGAPITVMPLDVTHKALVTKPRNDAFRALGTSVGTAVAQMTDFFERFDKEKYGSAGAPLHDPCTVAYLLNPELFTGRHINVEIETTSELTMGMTVADWWRVTRRTPNALFIGDLDADGFFDLLTERLARL
- a CDS encoding DUF2927 domain-containing protein gives rise to the protein MRRILLPFCMVLGATLLGACGSAPREDVPSRAATPEQTDLPPMKAFSVAHPEPPSRSNRDIYRDFLELSFQLESGRQLDRFSRFEGPISIRVTGSPPPSLMPDLNRLVTRLRREAGIDIGRVRGRNASITIEAVSRADIRQFLPKAACFVVPNVSSLQEYRSARHSRQTNWSDLVERERIAIFVPGDSSPQEVRDCLHEELAQALGPLNDLYRLPDSVFNDDNVHTVLTGFDMLILRAYYAPELQAGMTREQVASRLPAILSRLNQRGDSIAPRALKATPRPWIRAIQTALGPGASSGQRRRAAQEALSIARSQGWRDHRLAFSHFALGRLTQMSDPDFALGQFLAAERIYAQTPGTELHRAYSASQLAAYAISQGRSAEALRLIEPYKAMAERHENAALLATLMMLEAEALDLAGRPAEAQAIRLDSIGWARYGFGADWAVRAKLREISALSPQKEPNG
- a CDS encoding AAA family ATPase yields the protein MKFAGTESYVATEDLTVAVNAAVTLERPLLVKGEPGTGKTELARQVAQALGVDMLEWNIKSTTKAQQGLYEYDAVSRLRDSQLGDERVHDVKNYIRKGKLWQAFEADSKLVLLIDEIDKADIEFPNDLLQELDKMEFHVYETGETIRAKHRPIVIITSNNEKELPDAFLRRCFFHYIRFPDVETMKKIVEVHHPGIKEQLLTTALTQFYEIRDQGGLKKKPSTSEVLDWLKLILAEDLTAEDLRRDGADALPKLHGALLKNEQDVHLFERLAFMARRQR
- a CDS encoding vWA domain-containing protein, which translates into the protein MFLPFFENLRKSGLPVSLREYLTFLEAMSANLVTYDIEGFYYLARAAMVKDERMIDRFDRAFAASFEGLEQISASEVLDAVDLPQEWLEKMAEKHLSPEEKAEIEALGGFDKLMETLKERLKEQEGRHQGGNKWIGTAGTSPFGAYGYNPEGVRIGQKESRHQRAVKVWDKREFRNFDDSVEIGTRNIKVALKRLRNWARQGAADELDLNGTIRATAEHGYLDVKMRPERHNAVKVLLFLDVGGSMDPHIKVVEELFSAARTEFKHLEYFYFHNCLYEGVWRDNRRRWDAQTPTEEILRTYGSDYKCIFVGDASMSPYEIAYPGGANEHWNAEAGQVWLQRAREQWPQHLWINPVPENYWPYTQSVQMIREIFEDRMVPMTLAGIEEGMKELGR
- a CDS encoding cation:proton antiporter; this encodes MTILQITSLLIVLAAVFGAINYLFLKLPSAIGILVVALLASFGVMLVDMGLPHLEIAETARDLITSIDFSDALLEGMLGLLLFAGALHVKLADLREQWRAVFLMATMGVALSTVVIGTGFHWLTGMPLLVALVFGSLISPTDPVAVLGVLREANLRKSLETKIAGESLFNDGVGYVVFLVLVGLAFPGDDHHASGLQAAALLFVQEALGGAVLGLVLGWLTFRVMRLIDDYSLEVLLTLGLAFGGYELAVFLHVSAPIMAVCAGLLIGEVGAKHGMSEETRDYVDAFWKLIDEILNAVLFLMIGFEVFAVAFEVDFLLAGALSIGLALIGRLAAVAVPVLILRPFRTFAPGVVPIMTWGGLKGGISVALALSLPDNEWKPLILTATYVVVIFSIVVQGLTVGKLANRLGRAPDLV
- a CDS encoding endonuclease/exonuclease/phosphatase family protein, with protein sequence MKVDRFRIATYNLQKCVGLDMRRRPDRSLSVIAALDADLVVLQEVDKRLPPRPAALPHDMAEQDGWHILPFGAPGGSLGWHGNAMLARPGVTVRNTSHLELPGLEPRGAIMAELDTAIGPVRVVGLHLGLVRRYRLMQLATIQRHLRRMAPMPTILAGDFNEWGSAAALAAAVDDKQFAPTPPSYPAPRPVARLDRIATCDALVAAATGTHRTKPAHIASDHLPVWADLERAPR
- a CDS encoding GNAT family N-acetyltransferase; translation: MTALTIAKTDDLDRIMRLVSDYHGEEGIAQSEDTRRAAILPLLEGSPHGVIYLMGPARAPIGYVVVCFGWSIEFGGMDGFVDEIYVRPAVRGRGIGTEVLHTLPKALAKAGMKAIHLEVGNENPRARKLYEKLGFRAREGYGMMTREL
- a CDS encoding protein adenylyltransferase SelO encodes the protein MTLTIPFDNSYARLPARFYTRLNPMPVKTPQLIRFNHALAAEMGITPGTDEEIALAFSGNTPPDGADPLAQAYAGHQFGGFSPQLGDGRANLLGETVANGKRYDIQLKGSGPTPYSRMGDGRNWMGPVLREYVVSEAMHALGIPTTRALAAVATGERVYRENGGMPGAVLARVASSHIRVGTFQFFAARRDTEGLQALFDHTVERHYPGVETPTDLLDAVIARQAKLIAQWMSVGFIHGVMNTDNSTLSGETIDYGPCAFMDTYHPDTVYSSIDAHGRYAYSNQPNVIVWNMAQLATALVPLMPDQDAAIETFTKSVHAMPDQIHAEWMTLFRAKLGLATQDDGDEELITGLLRRMAENRADFTNTFRALPAGTARDQFLDPKAFDEWEPLWRKRLEAEDDPETRMRAANPAVIPRNHRVEQMIQAAVQGDFGPFERLNDVLANPYEDQPDAADLTRPPEPSEVVHQTFCGT